A segment of the Maylandia zebra isolate NMK-2024a linkage group LG2, Mzebra_GT3a, whole genome shotgun sequence genome:
CCGTTTAATCGGGGGCATTTTAGGAACCACGTGAAAGCAGGTGTGCTCAGACATTTCTAGAAAATGGCCCTGTTGAGTCGCGGTGCGGGAGCTGCAGTAGTCACGCGGCCTGACTCACTCTGTCAGGTTGTTCAGGAGGAGATGAACAGACGTCATCAATGGCTTTGGTAACTAAGAAGACCTGCCCGCGGAACAGTTCATAGCAGTAACCATGCTGCTTAGCTTTCTTGTTCTATGTGGGGTCTTTCAGAGCATATAAGACGCTGCTTTCAGCTTTGTCCCGAACAGGGCCAGTTTTTGAGAGAACGCTGACAGGACCGCCCGGGTCAGCAGATTACCTCATCCAGGGCCGGTCCAAAGTACTATGGGgccttaaagaagtccagacgcttttctttgcaagctcctttgacatttgaccacgagcaatcttttctggtttgacgccgtctttgtagccagaaaccagctctctcctcggcttcctccactacacgcttcccccacgccagtctcctccgtcactataaaggggagagtcatgagctccatcaccctcacctgtgccgtccaatgtcccgccaccagcctccactgcagcaggccagagaccacacccctgccacaataagtaaaagtatatccttgctgtacccttaatgctaaatgtgctaaattaagTAAATTTAGACTGGGGGCCCTACTTCCTTTCAGATCccagaaaataatgaaaaaaaaaaagctttggtcCTTTTGGTCAAGCCAAAAGTGCCATCATTTCCAGTATACTGTAGTTAGTATATAGTTGGTTAGTATAGTATAGTTCCAGAAACAcgcagtttatttaaatccaggttgaagactcacctattctcagctgcatttgaataaagcaccaaatccacacttttaagcttaaatttcaaaacttacatttaactactggtTTTATCTACTGTTgtgattttatgtgttttgattttatatactgttttgtttgtttgtttgtttgcttgtttgcttgctttaatcaattttaaatcatgcttttatttgtttttgtttctaatgtctctgtaaagcactttgaatcaccttgttgttgaattgtgctatacaaataaatttgccttgccttgcctagttACTCCcaatttacataaataaatgtttatttcaatCCAAGCTAAACTTTCTTATAAGAGATGTTGTGGCAGATTACTCAGTGACATGTTTTGTAATGATAAAGttttgatttgtattttttcagcaCCATCTTCACCACCaggagaaaaaaatctgcatcaacTACAAAGTAAAGCAGGTAATTTTACTCAGAGGACTTGATGTGTTAAATTTTGGAAGgatatgatattgttttatacaagCTGAGTAGTGGATGGTGATACCacctaaatatttatactggtttTGTGGTGGGTTATTTTAGTCATACAAATGCCAAATCTAAATTTTGAGAATTTTTCAGTTCGGCAAATATATCGATGAGTTCATGGTCTGTCATCCAGTGTCACCATGAGTTTGGCGCAGCCCTTTAAGTGGGTATTCCCCTTGTGCGCGCAGCACTGAAGTATTTTAGTCCACGCCCACCTGCTGTGTGGGCCTCACCCTGGTCTAGTATAAGTTACGGTGAGACCAGGAAATCGGCTCTACCGTTTTTCTTCAGCCAGCCAGAAGATGTCCAGCAAGATCATTCGTCTGTGTCCATCCTGCCAGACCGGCTACATCATGTCGTGTGACCGACATGCCGTCTGTGTGGGCTGCCTCGGTCCTCACCATGCGGACCTCGCCCTCACACCTTAATCCTATTGCCGCTCCTGTTAGATCCTCCCGCCAGAGGAAAAGCAGCGAAGGCTGATGCTGAGGAGGCGTTCCCGCTAATAGAGGTATTCGCTGGAAGAAGCCATCGAGTTCTTCGATGGTGGGCCGGAATTGGATGATTCCACCCACCGTGAGGTAAACGGCAGTGGTGGCAGCTCCACTGCCTCCCAGCTGGGCAGCCTGGCGACAGAAGGGAGGCGGATGAGCGGACGCTCATCCACCCCTGGCCTTCATATGTCGGCGAGGACGCCGCTCCCAGTTGTTGGTGCGCTGCTCCTGGATCTGCCTGGCATCATCCAGGAGGCAGCTGGTGAGAAGGGACTTCCCGTCCCTCAGCCTGCTCCACCCCCATCTGATGATCTGGCGGGAAGGTATGGCTCCGCTCACTCTCATTGCCCAGATCCCATCTGGCCTCAGTTCCCGGCGGTGATGACCTACCTCTCTGAGGCAGCAGCAGAGCCAGCGAAGATTAGAGCGCCGGTCTCTACCTAGGGCTTCACAGACCGGAGTTTTCCGCCTGTTCCCCCTCTAGAGCCGAGCCTCGCTTCAGTTTTCGGCACCAAAATGACCAAGGTCGTTGGACAGCGACCGGCCCATCCCGCCAAACTTGACCAGCTGATAGCAAGGTTCACTGATCGTGCACATCAATGCACTGTTCAGTCAGCTGCAGTGACTAACAACACTGCCTTGCTAGCGTTTGTCATCTCCAGGAAGGTGGAGGAAGCAGAGCTGCCAGAGGAGCTGAAAGGCTTTCTCTGTAAAGCCGCTGACACGATTCTGAATATGTGCACCACTTCAGCGGTATGTTCCTCTCGCATCGCTGCCTGGGCAACCTGGCTCCGCCTCTTCCCTCCAAGATTATACAATCTCACAGGGAAATAGTGCAAGCAATTCATAACATAAAATTTAGAAGCTTAGTGGAAGATAATACTTTATGTTAAGGTTTTAGTCTGCATACTGAACAACTCCACTTATATGGATTTATGTCTGGATGCGTAAATTAATCTTTTGCATGTTAGAAAATAAGGTCCAGGTTGCAAAAAatggtagatttttttttttttgattgaatCAGAATTTTGGCCTTCAGATTTTTTGTCCTCTCCCATCCAGGTCAGTGCAGAGTTTCATAGGATCACGACCCTGAACCTTGAACCAAAGTTCATGTCATCGTTGGACTTGTATTCATCCAAACTCCTGTCCTTGTTTCAAGCCAAGAAAGCTGCTGCTGGACAACGCCACAGGGCACAGTTAAACCTTCTGCTTCAGGTAAGGAAGATTGCATTTTCTAACCACAAAAACGTTCCAACACAGCATTGAAGAGGCCCTTCCACTAAAAACGGCTTTTCTTAGGTTTCTGTTCAATATTTTAGTTCCACAGGTGTTCTTACCTTGATGGTGGGTGTGAAAACAggtcaacaacagaaaaaaaatagttatGTTAAAGCTAGAAATGGTAAGTCATGCTTTAAATGTGCAAATTTTGCCTCAGTTGAGACTTCCTGTTTTACAGAGTGGAAATTCCATCGAGAAAAAACGAGAAGTCATCATCAGATGTCTCATTGACCATCTGGGAGAGGATCCAAGTGCCTTAATCAAAACCTTTGAGGTTGGTGCAATAAATCTGTTTtagtagtagtttattttagctTGTGAGATCATAGAAAAGTTTTAAGATACTGTTctaaagaagggaaaaaaacacttcAAAGCATACAAAAGAATAGCATTTGCTATTGCTATAAGATTTTGGAGCACAGTGTCTACATATTATTAGTACCGGTGATGTCATACAAATGAAACTTTTTGTTTCAATGTTTGGAAATATGTGAGCTTAAAATagttgtttctctttttaaagGACGGTGCTGATGCTGTCTTTGTTGAAGAGGCTTTGGCTGAGGAGGTGATGAAGATTTACCTGCTGCAGAATCAAGACAGGTCAGGCGAACCTACTGATGTGGGTATTGTTATTGAAGGCGTTACTGTTCTGGGCAAACTTGGGAATCTGAGCAAAGCCTGTTGATATCTTTTGGGACTGTGCTATGCTCTGGATCTGAAATACCCCAAGAATTTCAAATGCACATTTGAAGCATTTCAAAAAGTGTTCATGGAGCTGGATCCAGGAAACCTTTCTGTCAAGGTTCAAAGACTGAAAAATGACCTCTGTTCATTGTAGACAAAATTTCACAGGGCTGTTCTTAAAGTGTTAGACTTGTTAAGTGACATGTAATGCTCATCAAAAGGTTCAGTTGCGACATTGTTTTGACATTCCTGttcataaataatgtttgtaccataaactgtgtttttgtattaacTTTCCAGATTCACATTAAGGTGTAAATGGGAGAGTATCTTctgtatggtttttttttttttttttttagcgcaATCCTTTTTGaaacctttttatttaaattatggaTGTTTTTTGGTCACTCTTTAGTTATAATCTTCCCAATTTTTTGGAATCAAAATAAGATGTTCAAAAACTATgtcacagtgcaaatgttttttttgttttttttcaggatttatattttttttgggatcttaattttatttttgtcatttgacCTTTTCTGAAAAGGTAAAGCACTGCGTTCACTTGAGccacttttattctttgtaTGGCAGGTACATTTTTCTTGTTGTTAGCATCAATATGCCAGTTTTACAGAGTTTTATCAAGCATGCCAATTTGGATGCAATTTTATTATATAAGGCTGTTGTGACTGAAATTTTATCCAAGTTTTATCTACTGAATGTAGAACAGATTTCAGCTCACTGTGTTCAGAGAAGGAATCTGCTAAATGTGTGATTcacaaaaaaactgtttaaaataaatcattgtGAACAATGTTGAACTGACGTGGttcttttttcctgtgtgtgtgtgtgtgtgtgtgtgtgtgtgtgtgtgtgtatatataaaataaacttAATTGTAATTAACGTTTTTGCTTAAGTTAACTTAAAAATATTAAGTAAATTGAaccattatttaaaaacaaataattgtaATGGTGTAGGTTAAATGTGCCAAGCATTTCAGCATTTCctaattaatattttatgtaCTTTGAACTTTTGGTTACTGTTGTTTTAACTTACATTTTCAATTGTATTTACTCAATTTTGTATGTTACTGTAACATCTTTAATTGTTCATAACAACTTATTCCATTTTAGTTGGATTTACTCAATTAATAAGGTGTATTTAAGAGATGtgattgtttttgcatttactcagTGTAAAAGTGTTGCACCAAAATATTTAAGTAATTATCAGTTTTAGTTCTTAGAGtgtaatgtattgtttggagtttagtctgattggttcaggatgacctgccattatccaatcacacgtctgcttacctgcatcttttctcttttttctaacctgagcacctgatggctttgaacttttgttgtccatcttccattggtttgaattttgcgctccagtacaaatgcaaatcccccaacccgaggatcagcacaattaacctaacagcagGCACGTGcagggggggggctagaggggcttgagcacccgcccctttcctgatgggtgcccaaggtgcccttttgttgaggcaactttttttttaaaaattgtttgttttttttttttttttatgtgtgtgtgcgtgcggagtcctgtctgtgcccctcaacaataatatttaactattaatcacagttttgctaaataaaaggatctggcttgcatcagtcacatgatcacatttaaccaatgatcgcccttgacggcagaacgcgctggttacgagccgggaacgagctcacaaagagcacgcgcatttttagcggtccagagctgtaggagaaacacaagttaactcagagacacagactgatgcgacaaaaccagtaagtacagtggggcaaaaaagtatttagtcagccaccgattgtgcaagttcccccacttaaaatgatgacagaggtcagtaatttgcaccagaggtacacttcaactgtgagagacagaatgtgaaaaaaaaatccatgaattcacatggtaggatttgtaaagaatttattcgtaaatcagggtggaaaataagtatttggtcacctcaaacatggaaaatctctggctctcacagacctgtaacgtcttctgtaagaagcttttctgtcccccactcgttacctgtatgaatggcacctgtttgaactcatcatctgtataaaagacacctgtccacagcctcaaacagtcagactccaaactccgccatggccaagaccaaagagctttcgaaggacaccaggaaaagtattgtagacctgcaccagactgggaagagtgaatctacaataggcaagcagcttggtgtgaaaaaatcaactgtgggagcaatcatcagaaaatggaagacatacaagaccactgataatctccctcgatctggggctccacgcaagatctcatcccgtggggtcaaaatg
Coding sequences within it:
- the LOC143420430 gene encoding uncharacterized protein LOC143420430; translated protein: MSSLDLYSSKLLSLFQAKKAAAGQRHRAQLNLLLQSGNSIEKKREVIIRCLIDHLGEDPSALIKTFEDGADAVFVEEALAEEVMKIYLLQNQDRSGEPTDVGIVIEGVTVLGKLGNLSKAC